The following are encoded together in the Nocardioides thalensis genome:
- a CDS encoding oxidoreductase, with amino-acid sequence MRPWTEVPPQPGRHFVITGANSGVGFEAARILASRGARITLACRSLDRGAEAARRMPGHDNGRIAVRRLDVSSLASVREFAGELVAAGEPVDVLVNNAGILGVPFGLSADGVELHFATNHLGHFALTNLLLPHLRDRVVVTSSRNHHGAVLDLDDLAWERRKYGAFPAYGASKLANLLFLAELHRRLEEAGSPVRAVGTHPGATASHIAATSAPRWAAPVIQWGQELVSMPGWRGALNTVYAATMDVPGNTYIGPHGRFRMHGWPAEVGRSRQAEDADLARRLWEVSEELSGVGFPL; translated from the coding sequence GTGCGACCGTGGACCGAAGTGCCGCCCCAGCCGGGGCGGCACTTCGTCATCACCGGCGCCAACAGCGGCGTGGGGTTCGAGGCCGCGCGGATCCTCGCCTCGCGCGGTGCGCGGATCACGCTGGCGTGTCGCAGCCTGGACCGGGGCGCGGAGGCCGCCCGGCGCATGCCCGGCCACGACAACGGGCGGATCGCCGTACGACGGCTGGACGTGTCGTCGCTCGCATCCGTGCGGGAGTTCGCGGGGGAGCTGGTCGCCGCCGGCGAGCCGGTCGACGTCCTCGTCAACAACGCCGGGATCCTCGGTGTCCCGTTCGGGCTGAGCGCGGACGGTGTCGAGCTGCACTTCGCGACCAACCACCTCGGGCACTTCGCGCTCACCAACCTGCTGCTGCCGCACCTGCGCGACCGGGTGGTGGTGACCAGCTCGCGCAACCACCACGGCGCGGTCCTCGATCTCGACGACCTCGCCTGGGAGCGCCGGAAGTACGGCGCGTTCCCCGCCTACGGGGCGTCCAAGCTGGCCAACCTGCTGTTCCTCGCCGAGCTGCACCGCCGGTTGGAGGAGGCCGGGTCGCCGGTGCGCGCGGTCGGCACGCATCCCGGCGCGACCGCGAGCCACATCGCCGCGACCAGCGCGCCCCGGTGGGCGGCGCCGGTGATCCAGTGGGGGCAGGAGCTGGTGAGCATGCCCGGCTGGCGCGGCGCGCTCAACACGGTCTACGCCGCGACCATGGACGTCCCCGGCAACACCTACATCGGACCGCACGGGCGGTTCCGGATGCACGGGTGGCCGGCTGAGGTCGGACGCTCGCGCCAGGCCGAGGACGCCGACCTGGCGCGCCGGTTGTGGGAGGTCTCGGAGGAGCTGAGCGGCGTCGGCTTCCCGCTGTGA
- a CDS encoding SpoIVB peptidase S55 domain-containing protein: MPSAPNVRRSRGIALAACVGLTATLGAVAPGITGGAAHAAPAEDCAEAFPVAEVAPDQAVHGVTVSKGTTPAAFTGTVLGVLEDGIGAGRDMIMMDLTSPAIEAAGGIWQGMSGSPVYAEDGRLIGAVAYGLSWGSSPIAGITPFEYMDDYLGPADAAPARIPVGDKAATKIARTGEVTRAQADQGFEQLPMRFSISGISNARLTGARDHDNRPYLRGLKSSRSLNGTAAGADAASVDTLIAGGSLAAVQSVGDVTYAGVGTVTSVCDGELVGFGHPMAAIGQAQYGLAAADVVHVQPDSLGAPFKVSNIGEVGGTIDSDRLSGIAGPLGPVPATTTFVSDITFEGDHRVGETDVFLDDALASVAFGGMVGNHDSVMDYYGPGSESQDWEIEGTDEKGNVFSISYSDLFQSSYDIAYDASYALADTLYVMSQMNDVAITSVTSTAVASDDDSVYRVRKVEQKVGGEWVLLDNEERVKVKAGTTLNLRATLVNGGDQVTVPLSWAVPKKAAGTRGSLEVAGGAWDWLDVYEADTVAQMKRILASDSANNSVVGSVRLRGDGNRINASFESAEVDLVVERSKYLDIIVK, encoded by the coding sequence ATGCCATCAGCTCCGAACGTACGGCGCTCGCGGGGCATCGCGCTCGCGGCCTGCGTAGGGCTCACCGCCACCCTCGGAGCGGTCGCTCCGGGCATCACCGGCGGCGCAGCCCACGCCGCCCCCGCCGAGGACTGCGCCGAGGCGTTCCCGGTCGCCGAGGTTGCTCCCGACCAGGCCGTCCATGGGGTCACGGTCAGCAAGGGAACGACGCCCGCGGCGTTCACCGGCACGGTGCTCGGGGTGCTCGAGGACGGCATCGGGGCCGGCCGCGACATGATCATGATGGACCTGACGTCCCCGGCGATCGAGGCCGCCGGCGGGATCTGGCAGGGCATGTCCGGGTCACCGGTGTACGCCGAGGACGGCCGCCTCATCGGCGCGGTCGCGTACGGCCTGTCGTGGGGCTCCTCGCCGATCGCCGGCATCACGCCGTTCGAGTACATGGACGACTACCTCGGCCCCGCCGACGCCGCACCCGCCAGGATCCCGGTCGGCGACAAGGCCGCGACGAAGATCGCCAGGACGGGCGAGGTCACCCGCGCCCAGGCCGACCAGGGCTTCGAGCAGCTGCCGATGCGGTTCTCCATCAGCGGCATCTCGAACGCCCGGCTCACCGGCGCCCGCGACCATGACAACCGCCCGTACCTGCGGGGGCTGAAGTCGAGCCGGAGCCTGAACGGTACGGCGGCCGGCGCCGACGCGGCGAGCGTCGACACCCTCATCGCCGGCGGCAGCCTTGCGGCGGTCCAGTCGGTCGGTGACGTCACGTACGCCGGGGTGGGCACGGTCACCTCCGTGTGCGACGGCGAGCTGGTCGGCTTCGGTCACCCGATGGCCGCGATCGGCCAGGCGCAGTACGGTCTCGCGGCGGCCGACGTCGTGCACGTCCAGCCGGACTCGCTCGGCGCGCCCTTCAAGGTGTCCAACATCGGCGAGGTCGGCGGCACCATCGACAGCGACCGGTTGTCCGGCATCGCCGGCCCGCTGGGCCCGGTCCCGGCCACCACGACGTTCGTCTCCGACATCACGTTCGAGGGCGACCACCGGGTGGGGGAGACCGACGTCTTCCTCGATGACGCCCTGGCCAGCGTGGCCTTCGGCGGCATGGTGGGCAACCACGACTCGGTCATGGACTACTACGGTCCCGGCTCGGAGTCGCAGGACTGGGAGATCGAGGGCACCGACGAGAAGGGCAACGTCTTCTCGATCAGCTACAGCGACCTGTTCCAGTCCAGCTACGACATCGCCTACGACGCGTCGTACGCGCTCGCGGACACGCTCTACGTCATGTCCCAGATGAACGACGTCGCGATCACGTCGGTCACCAGCACCGCGGTCGCCTCCGACGACGACTCGGTCTACCGGGTCCGCAAGGTGGAGCAGAAGGTCGGCGGCGAGTGGGTGCTCCTCGACAACGAGGAGCGGGTCAAGGTCAAGGCGGGCACCACGCTCAACCTGCGGGCGACGCTCGTGAACGGCGGCGACCAGGTCACCGTGCCGCTCAGCTGGGCGGTCCCGAAGAAGGCCGCGGGCACCCGCGGCTCGCTCGAGGTGGCCGGCGGCGCGTGGGACTGGCTCGACGTCTACGAGGCCGACACGGTCGCGCAGATGAAGCGGATCCTCGCCAGCGACTCCGCCAACAACTCGGTGGTCGGCAGCGTCCGCCTCCGGGGTGACGGCAACCGGATCAACGCCTCGTTCGAGAGCGCCGAGGTCGACCTCGTCGTCGAGCGCAGCAAGTACCTGGACATCATCGTGAAGTAG
- the rmuC gene encoding DNA recombination protein RmuC — MEIVLLLVGLAIGVLVGWMAARMAGQARRQEQLVRHQQELAAVRHEGEVAAARSDAVLAQALAEVRDEERSRRAAVQAELASALASLDELRAALADARAQHQELLAQHRREAADRERAESGHVQVLKTLTPVTQQLEAMQKRVAEMEQKRSLQHGELAEQLRTTQHTVAESKRAADTLASALSNNAVRGVWGETQLRTLVESAGLLQRVDFDLQRSIEADSGARRPDMVINLPGGKHMAIDAKAPYSAFIEASRADLDEARRQQLRVDHAKKVRSHVDALASKNYWTGLPASPEFTVAFIPNDQLLGVALEADPSLMEYAFGKGVVLATPANLWAILKTVAFTWRQDVLTEDAKELFDLGRELYRRIVTMAEHAEKLRRSLESTIKSYNSFAGSLETRVLVTARKLDRMDESTVIPAPATIDLAPKALTSGEFEAIADIEREELLFEVDTVDAEIVDDDRKRA, encoded by the coding sequence ATGGAGATCGTGCTGCTTCTCGTCGGGCTCGCCATCGGCGTCCTCGTGGGCTGGATGGCCGCCCGGATGGCCGGCCAGGCCCGCCGGCAGGAGCAGCTCGTCCGCCACCAGCAGGAGCTGGCGGCCGTCCGGCACGAGGGCGAGGTGGCCGCCGCTCGCAGCGACGCGGTGCTCGCGCAGGCGTTGGCCGAGGTCCGCGACGAGGAGCGCAGCCGGCGGGCCGCCGTCCAGGCCGAGCTCGCCTCGGCTCTCGCGTCGCTCGACGAGCTGCGTGCCGCCCTGGCCGACGCGCGCGCCCAGCACCAGGAGCTGCTAGCCCAGCACCGCCGCGAGGCGGCCGACCGCGAGCGGGCCGAGTCGGGCCACGTCCAGGTCCTCAAGACCCTGACGCCGGTGACCCAGCAGCTCGAGGCGATGCAGAAGCGGGTCGCTGAGATGGAGCAGAAGCGCTCTCTCCAGCACGGCGAGCTCGCCGAGCAGCTGCGCACCACCCAGCACACGGTCGCCGAGTCCAAGCGGGCCGCCGACACGCTCGCGTCCGCGCTGTCCAACAACGCCGTCCGCGGGGTGTGGGGCGAGACCCAGCTGCGCACCCTCGTCGAGTCGGCCGGCCTGCTCCAGCGGGTCGACTTCGACCTCCAGCGGTCGATCGAGGCCGACTCCGGTGCGCGGCGGCCCGACATGGTGATCAACCTGCCCGGCGGCAAGCACATGGCCATCGACGCCAAGGCGCCCTACAGCGCGTTCATCGAGGCCAGCCGCGCCGACCTCGACGAGGCGCGACGCCAGCAGCTGCGCGTCGACCACGCCAAGAAGGTCCGCAGCCACGTCGACGCGCTGGCGTCGAAGAACTACTGGACCGGCCTGCCCGCCAGCCCGGAGTTCACGGTCGCCTTCATCCCCAACGACCAGCTGCTCGGCGTCGCCCTCGAGGCCGATCCCTCGCTGATGGAGTACGCCTTCGGCAAGGGCGTCGTCCTCGCCACGCCCGCGAACCTCTGGGCGATCCTCAAGACCGTGGCGTTCACCTGGCGCCAGGACGTGCTGACCGAGGACGCGAAGGAGCTGTTCGACCTCGGTCGCGAGCTCTACCGGCGCATCGTCACGATGGCCGAGCACGCCGAGAAGCTGCGCCGGTCCCTCGAGAGCACCATCAAGAGCTACAACAGCTTCGCCGGCTCCCTGGAGACCCGCGTGCTCGTGACCGCACGCAAGCTCGACCGGATGGACGAGTCGACGGTGATCCCGGCGCCCGCGACCATCGACCTGGCCCCGAAGGCACTCACTAGCGGTGAGTTCGAGGCGATCGCCGACATCGAGCGCGAGGAGCTGCTCTTCGAGGTCGACACGGTCGACGCCGAGATCGTCGACGACGACCGCAAGCGGGCCTGA
- a CDS encoding thioesterase family protein: MPARRRVRRVMGAAFFRRTGDHYEPLHLAESMWGRGQLHGVAVGGLLARAVEEAVAEAGRAELVPARFHVDLFRPATMLPTYASATIVRTSRRLALVDAQVVQDGSPVARATASFLLPTEAPTGKVWSGADRATVPPPSVVPESDEPRVPYFASRNGWSDNFGEHQNDGRHTVWHTGVPMVVGERPTPFQAVASIGDTASMVTNWGTGGVEYINTDYSLALSRPPAGLEIGLRAVDHVAHDGIAVGTAEVFDRSGTIGSATVTALGNARRAVDFGHDSGESHAGNPGA, translated from the coding sequence GTGCCCGCCCGCCGACGCGTACGCCGAGTGATGGGGGCCGCGTTCTTCCGTCGCACCGGCGACCACTACGAGCCCCTCCATCTCGCGGAGAGCATGTGGGGCAGGGGACAGCTGCACGGCGTGGCGGTCGGTGGGCTGCTGGCGCGCGCCGTCGAGGAGGCCGTGGCGGAGGCGGGCCGCGCCGAGCTCGTGCCGGCGCGCTTCCACGTGGACCTGTTCCGGCCGGCGACGATGCTGCCCACCTACGCGTCGGCCACGATCGTGCGTACCAGCAGGCGGCTCGCGCTCGTGGACGCCCAGGTGGTCCAGGACGGATCGCCCGTCGCCCGCGCGACGGCGTCGTTCCTGCTGCCGACGGAGGCGCCCACCGGGAAGGTGTGGTCGGGCGCCGACCGCGCCACGGTGCCCCCGCCGTCGGTGGTGCCGGAGTCCGACGAGCCGCGCGTGCCCTACTTCGCCAGCCGCAACGGCTGGTCCGACAACTTCGGCGAGCACCAGAACGACGGACGGCACACGGTGTGGCACACCGGCGTGCCGATGGTGGTGGGGGAGCGGCCCACGCCGTTCCAGGCCGTCGCCTCGATCGGCGACACCGCGAGCATGGTCACGAACTGGGGCACCGGTGGCGTCGAGTACATCAACACCGACTACAGCCTCGCGCTGAGCCGGCCTCCGGCCGGACTCGAGATCGGGCTGCGCGCGGTCGACCACGTGGCGCACGACGGGATCGCGGTCGGCACCGCGGAGGTGTTCGACCGCTCGGGCACGATCGGGAGCGCCACGGTGACCGCGCTCGGCAACGCGCGCCGCGCCGTCGACTTCGGGCACGACAGCGGGGAGTCGCACGCGGGCAACCCCGGAGCCTGA
- the gcvP gene encoding aminomethyl-transferring glycine dehydrogenase: MSFPFAQRHIGPDETQVATMLDRLGLASLDALMDAAVPKSIRTTDALGLPHPVDEETAAAELRAMAAANEPGESLIGLGYHGTVTPAVVRRNVLEDPSWYTAYTPYQPEISQGRLEALINFQTMVADLTGMALAGSSLLDEGTAAAEALALVHRVNRKAEGPFVIDADALPQTIDVVQTRAAALGLEVAVADLDALPDGPLAGVLIQYPGASGRVRDIAPLIAAAHDRGGLAVVAADLLALTLLESPGTLGADVVVGSTQRFGVPLFYGGPHAGFMSVREGLERQLPGRLVGVSIDAEGRPAYRLALQTREQHIRRDKATSNICTAQVLLAVTASMYAVYHGPAGLTRIAREVHEIAGRAAASLSAAGFEVLTDSFFDTFQVSAPGRAAEVVAAARAEGLHLRLVDADTVGLSFGETAREGTLAAVLGAFGASPAEDVPASLPRELLRTTEFLTHPVFNTHHNETSMLRYLAKLSNRDYALDRGMIPLGSCTMKLNATTEMEPISLPGFAGLHPFVPGDAASGYLQLVNQLEEWLAEVTGYDRVSIQPNAGAQGEFAGMLAIKAFHEANGDVERDVCLIPSSAHGTNPASAVMAGMKIVVVKAADDGTVDLDDLRAKCEQHSDTLAAIMVTYPSTHGVYEETITELCDIVHEHGGQVYIDGANFNALLGYAKPGEFGGDVSHLNLHKTFCIPHGGGGPGVGPVAVRSHLAPYLPSHPLHPEESKREGVGAISAAPYGSAGILPISWAYVRMMGGAGLTRATAVAVLSANYVAARLGEHFPVLYRGESGLVAHECILDLRGITRDTGVSVDDVAKRLIDYGFHAPTMSFPVAGTLMVEPTESEDLAELDRFCDAMIAIKGEIDRVAAGEWAIEESPLRNAPHTGRALVGEWERPYSREVAVYPAGIDPDKYWPPVARIDQAYGDRNLVCACPPADAYAE; this comes from the coding sequence ATGAGTTTCCCGTTCGCCCAGCGCCACATCGGTCCCGACGAGACCCAGGTCGCGACGATGCTCGACCGCCTCGGTCTCGCCTCACTCGACGCGCTGATGGACGCAGCGGTGCCGAAGTCGATCCGCACCACCGACGCACTCGGCCTGCCGCACCCTGTCGACGAGGAGACCGCCGCGGCCGAGCTGCGCGCGATGGCGGCGGCCAACGAGCCGGGGGAGTCCCTGATCGGACTCGGCTACCACGGCACGGTCACGCCGGCCGTCGTACGGCGCAACGTGCTCGAGGACCCGAGCTGGTACACCGCCTACACGCCCTACCAGCCGGAGATCTCCCAGGGCCGGCTCGAGGCGCTGATCAACTTCCAGACGATGGTCGCCGACCTCACCGGGATGGCGCTCGCCGGCTCGTCGCTGCTCGACGAGGGCACCGCCGCCGCCGAGGCGCTCGCGCTGGTGCACCGGGTCAACCGCAAGGCGGAGGGCCCGTTCGTGATCGACGCGGACGCGCTCCCGCAGACGATCGACGTCGTGCAGACCCGCGCAGCGGCGCTCGGGCTCGAGGTCGCCGTCGCCGACCTCGACGCGCTTCCCGACGGACCCCTTGCCGGCGTGCTGATCCAGTACCCGGGCGCGAGTGGCCGGGTCCGCGACATCGCCCCGCTCATCGCCGCCGCGCACGACCGCGGCGGGCTCGCGGTCGTCGCCGCCGACCTGCTGGCGCTGACCCTGCTCGAGTCGCCCGGCACCCTGGGCGCCGACGTCGTCGTCGGCTCGACCCAGCGCTTCGGCGTCCCGCTGTTCTACGGCGGCCCGCACGCGGGCTTCATGAGCGTGCGCGAGGGCCTCGAGCGTCAGCTGCCCGGCCGCCTGGTCGGCGTTTCCATCGACGCGGAGGGCCGCCCCGCCTACCGGCTGGCGCTGCAGACCCGCGAGCAGCACATCCGCCGCGACAAGGCGACCTCCAACATCTGCACCGCGCAGGTCCTGCTGGCGGTGACCGCCTCGATGTATGCCGTCTACCACGGGCCGGCGGGGCTGACCCGGATCGCCCGCGAGGTGCACGAGATCGCGGGCCGCGCGGCGGCGTCGCTCTCCGCGGCGGGCTTCGAGGTGCTCACCGACTCCTTCTTCGACACGTTCCAGGTGTCCGCGCCCGGCCGGGCAGCGGAGGTCGTCGCGGCCGCGCGGGCCGAGGGGCTGCACCTGCGGCTCGTCGACGCGGACACGGTCGGGCTGTCGTTCGGGGAGACCGCGCGGGAGGGGACGCTGGCGGCCGTGCTCGGCGCCTTCGGCGCCTCGCCGGCCGAGGACGTGCCTGCTTCGCTCCCTCGCGAGCTTCTGCGAACCACGGAGTTCTTGACCCACCCGGTCTTCAACACCCACCACAACGAGACGTCGATGCTCCGCTACCTGGCGAAGCTCTCCAACCGCGACTACGCGCTCGACCGCGGGATGATCCCGCTCGGCTCGTGCACGATGAAGCTCAACGCGACGACCGAGATGGAGCCGATCTCGCTGCCCGGCTTCGCCGGCCTCCACCCGTTCGTGCCGGGCGACGCGGCCTCGGGCTACCTCCAGCTGGTCAACCAGCTCGAGGAGTGGCTGGCCGAGGTGACCGGCTACGACCGGGTCTCCATCCAGCCCAACGCGGGTGCGCAGGGCGAGTTCGCCGGCATGCTCGCGATCAAGGCGTTCCACGAGGCCAACGGCGACGTCGAGCGCGACGTCTGCCTGATCCCGTCGTCGGCCCACGGCACCAACCCGGCGTCCGCGGTGATGGCCGGCATGAAGATCGTCGTGGTGAAGGCCGCCGACGACGGCACCGTGGACCTCGACGACCTGCGCGCGAAGTGCGAGCAGCACAGCGACACGCTGGCCGCGATCATGGTGACCTACCCGTCGACGCACGGTGTCTACGAGGAGACCATCACCGAGCTGTGCGACATCGTCCACGAGCACGGTGGCCAGGTCTACATCGACGGCGCCAACTTCAACGCGCTCCTCGGCTACGCCAAGCCGGGCGAGTTCGGCGGCGACGTGTCCCACCTCAACCTGCACAAGACCTTCTGCATCCCGCACGGCGGCGGTGGCCCGGGCGTCGGCCCGGTCGCGGTGCGATCGCACCTGGCGCCGTACCTCCCCAGCCACCCGCTGCACCCGGAGGAGAGCAAGCGCGAGGGCGTCGGCGCGATCAGCGCGGCGCCGTACGGCTCGGCCGGCATCCTGCCGATCTCCTGGGCCTACGTGCGGATGATGGGCGGTGCGGGCCTCACCCGGGCCACCGCGGTCGCCGTGCTCTCCGCCAACTACGTCGCGGCCCGCCTCGGCGAGCACTTCCCGGTGCTCTACCGGGGCGAGTCCGGACTGGTCGCCCACGAGTGCATCCTCGACCTCCGCGGCATCACCCGCGACACCGGCGTGAGCGTCGACGACGTCGCCAAGCGCCTGATCGACTACGGCTTCCACGCGCCCACGATGTCGTTCCCCGTCGCCGGGACCCTCATGGTCGAGCCCACGGAGTCCGAGGACCTCGCCGAGCTGGACCGGTTCTGCGACGCGATGATCGCGATCAAGGGCGAGATCGACCGGGTGGCAGCGGGGGAGTGGGCGATCGAGGAGTCGCCGTTGCGCAACGCCCCGCACACCGGTCGCGCGCTCGTCGGCGAGTGGGAGCGGCCCTACAGCCGCGAGGTCGCTGTCTACCCGGCCGGCATCGACCCCGACAAGTACTGGCCGCCCGTGGCGCGCATCGACCAGGCGTACGGCGACCGCAACCTCGTGTGCGCGTGCCCGCCCGCCGACGCGTACGCCGAGTGA
- a CDS encoding MerR family transcriptional regulator: protein MPPRSAQTSASDEAAAVAEEQGLLFTDDVSPLPSDLGYRGPTACNAAGITYRQLDYWARTGLIEPSVRGAAGSGSQRLYSFRDILILKIIKRLLDAGISLQQIRTAVGHLRERGTDDLTQVTLMSDGASVYECTSNDEVIDLLQGGQGVFGIAIGGVWREIEGTLAELPSESATHEPSEPVAGDELAARRAARTAG, encoded by the coding sequence ATGCCGCCGCGCTCGGCGCAGACCTCCGCTTCCGACGAGGCCGCCGCAGTCGCCGAGGAGCAGGGGCTGCTCTTCACCGACGACGTCTCCCCGCTGCCCAGCGACCTCGGCTACCGTGGCCCGACCGCGTGCAACGCCGCGGGCATCACCTACCGCCAGCTCGACTACTGGGCCCGCACCGGCCTGATCGAACCGAGCGTGCGGGGCGCGGCCGGTTCGGGCTCGCAGCGGCTCTACAGCTTCCGCGACATCCTGATCCTCAAGATCATCAAGCGGCTCCTCGACGCGGGCATCTCGCTCCAGCAGATCCGCACCGCCGTCGGCCACCTGCGCGAGCGCGGCACCGACGACCTGACCCAGGTCACGCTGATGAGCGACGGTGCCTCGGTCTACGAGTGCACCAGCAACGACGAGGTCATCGACCTCCTCCAGGGCGGCCAGGGCGTGTTCGGCATCGCTATCGGCGGCGTGTGGCGCGAGATCGAGGGCACCCTCGCCGAGCTGCCCAGCGAGTCGGCCACCCACGAGCCCTCGGAGCCGGTCGCCGGCGACGAGCTGGCGGCGCGGCGGGCTGCGCGAACCGCTGGCTGA
- a CDS encoding bifunctional nuclease family protein has protein sequence MREVDVMGVRVEMPSNQPIVLLREVSGERYLPIWIGAVEATAIAFAQQGVVPPRPLTHDLMKDILDATGSPLDQVRITDVRDGVFFATLVFASGVEVSARPSDSIALALRTGTTIYCAEEVLDEAGLAVPAEQEDEVEKFREFLDHVSPEDFEATE, from the coding sequence ATGCGCGAGGTGGACGTCATGGGAGTACGGGTGGAGATGCCCTCCAACCAGCCGATCGTGCTGCTCCGGGAGGTCTCCGGCGAGCGCTACCTCCCGATCTGGATCGGGGCCGTGGAGGCTACGGCAATCGCCTTCGCCCAGCAGGGCGTGGTGCCGCCGCGGCCGCTGACCCACGACCTGATGAAGGACATCCTCGACGCGACCGGGAGCCCGCTGGACCAGGTCCGGATCACCGACGTGCGCGACGGCGTCTTCTTCGCCACCCTGGTCTTCGCCTCCGGCGTGGAGGTCAGCGCCCGTCCGTCCGACTCGATCGCGCTCGCGCTGCGCACCGGCACGACGATCTACTGCGCGGAGGAGGTGCTCGACGAGGCCGGCCTCGCCGTACCCGCCGAGCAGGAGGACGAGGTCGAGAAGTTCCGCGAGTTCCTCGACCACGTGTCGCCCGAGGACTTCGAAGCGACCGAGTGA
- a CDS encoding MerR family transcriptional regulator, protein MGVAPERSGSEQNGTLRNIGQVLELLRPDFPGQVSIPKIRFLEDKGLIKPERTPAGYRKFSDADVERLRYVLRMQRDHYLPLKVIGEHLDAIDRGLEPPPLDPVEPTVPEVARDADGLPSPETFRRVDRIRLSRKELLKRAGIEEEMLGRLEEFGLVAASPTGHFDTDALLVAETARELAEFGFEPRHLRAFKTAADREVGMVEQVVAPVRRGRDAAATARAEEAVSEIAALSVKLHATLVKAGLRRL, encoded by the coding sequence ATGGGGGTCGCGCCGGAGCGGTCCGGTTCGGAGCAGAACGGGACGCTGCGCAACATCGGACAGGTGCTGGAGCTGCTGCGCCCCGACTTCCCGGGGCAGGTCAGCATCCCCAAGATCCGGTTCCTCGAGGACAAGGGCCTGATCAAGCCCGAGCGCACGCCGGCCGGCTACCGCAAGTTCTCCGACGCCGACGTCGAGCGGCTGCGCTACGTGCTCCGGATGCAGCGTGACCACTACCTGCCGCTGAAGGTGATCGGCGAGCACCTCGACGCGATCGACCGCGGGCTCGAGCCGCCGCCGCTCGACCCGGTCGAGCCGACGGTGCCGGAGGTCGCCCGCGACGCCGACGGACTGCCGTCGCCCGAGACGTTCCGCAGGGTCGACCGGATCCGCCTCTCGCGCAAGGAGCTGCTGAAGCGCGCGGGCATCGAGGAGGAGATGCTCGGCCGGCTCGAGGAGTTCGGCCTGGTCGCGGCCTCGCCGACGGGCCACTTCGACACCGACGCGCTGCTCGTGGCCGAGACGGCCCGCGAGCTCGCCGAGTTCGGCTTCGAGCCGCGGCACCTCCGGGCGTTCAAGACCGCTGCGGACCGAGAGGTCGGGATGGTCGAGCAGGTCGTCGCCCCGGTCCGCCGCGGCCGTGACGCTGCCGCGACCGCCCGGGCGGAGGAGGCCGTCAGCGAGATCGCCGCGCTGTCGGTCAAGCTCCACGCGACGCTGGTGAAGGCCGGCCTCCGCCGTCTCTGA
- a CDS encoding FHA domain-containing protein yields MPFCTACGRQNPDDARFCSQCGTRLVGADSEATQMATPEPSDATATIQFGVGEKVETSDRALNPVDAAAVDALPVGHALLVVQKGPGAGSRFLLDQDVVNAGRHPDSEIFLDDVTVSRRHATFTRDDQGRFTVADAGSLNGTYVNRDRIESAALADSDEVQIGKYRLVFFAGHEGA; encoded by the coding sequence ATGCCGTTCTGCACCGCCTGTGGCCGGCAGAACCCCGACGACGCCCGGTTCTGCTCGCAGTGCGGCACCCGTCTGGTCGGCGCCGACTCCGAGGCCACGCAGATGGCGACGCCCGAGCCGTCCGACGCCACGGCGACGATCCAGTTCGGGGTGGGGGAGAAGGTCGAGACCTCCGACCGGGCGCTCAACCCGGTCGACGCAGCGGCCGTCGACGCGCTGCCGGTGGGTCACGCCCTGCTCGTGGTGCAGAAGGGCCCGGGTGCCGGCAGCCGCTTCCTGCTCGACCAGGACGTGGTCAACGCGGGCCGTCACCCCGACAGCGAGATCTTCCTCGACGACGTCACGGTCTCGCGGCGGCACGCCACGTTCACCCGTGACGACCAGGGGCGGTTCACCGTCGCTGACGCCGGCAGCCTCAACGGCACCTACGTCAACCGCGACCGGATCGAGTCGGCCGCGCTGGCCGACAGCGACGAGGTCCAGATCGGCAAGTACCGGCTGGTGTTCTTCGCCGGCCACGAGGGCGCCTGA
- the gcvH gene encoding glycine cleavage system protein GcvH — MYPEDLSYTSEHEWVRDPGEAPGSVRVGITDYAQEALGDIVYVSLPEVGATVTAGSPCGELESTKSVSDIYAPVSGEVVGVNEALDATPELVNSDAYAGGWLFEIVPAERDELGQLMDAAAYQAQLDT, encoded by the coding sequence GTGTATCCCGAAGACCTGTCGTACACCTCCGAGCACGAGTGGGTGCGTGACCCGGGCGAGGCGCCGGGCTCGGTGCGCGTCGGCATCACCGACTACGCCCAGGAGGCGCTCGGCGACATCGTCTACGTGTCGCTGCCCGAGGTGGGCGCGACCGTGACGGCCGGCAGCCCGTGCGGCGAGCTGGAGTCGACGAAGTCGGTCAGCGACATCTACGCGCCGGTCTCCGGGGAGGTCGTCGGCGTCAACGAGGCGCTCGACGCGACGCCCGAGCTGGTCAACTCCGACGCGTACGCCGGCGGCTGGCTCTTCGAGATCGTCCCTGCCGAGCGCGACGAGCTCGGCCAGCTGATGGACGCCGCGGCCTACCAGGCCCAGCTCGACACCTGA